Below is a window of Clostridia bacterium DNA.
TGATTATAATAGACTAAAACATTGTTATTTTCTAGTTGCAAAAACACAAAACCATTAAATTGATATATTTTTACAATTTTTATATCAGTTGTAAACAATTTTTTAACTTTGTCAAGAAAAATAGCCGTAAATGAGCCGTCGTCAAAGGCGGATAACAAGTTATGTCCGTCGTTTTCAAGCGCAAGCAGTTTTGCGGGATAGTCGAATTTAACTTTGTTATGGTCGATATCTATCACGCACAATTCGCCTTGAATATTTGCATAGTAGAGTTTGTCGTCAATAAAAGATACGGCGTCTGCGTTACCGTCCCAATCACAATCAAGATTAAACACAGCGTCTACGATTAAACAGTTAAAGTAAGCCTCTAAATCAATGGTTAAATTGCTATTTGCCAAAAACATACTATTAAGAAATTGATAGATAGGCAAAAACTCTCCGCCTATTAATAATTGTTGCTTTACTCTGGGCAAATAAAACAAATTAATCTCCATATCTTGATAAGGCGAAAAATTTGACTTTTGGTTTAATTCGCAAGCTCCTATTAAATAGCTTGCAATATAATTATTAAAGGCGGAAATATCGCTCTTAAATAAATCTAGACTACTCGTTAAGGCTTTTCTTATATAAACTAAACTTTGCTTAGTTTGGGATAACCTTTGATTAAGACGAAAAATTCGGGCATTTGCAAGTTCTTCAATTTTTTGAGAGTAACCTTGTTTGTCGGTTGGAGTATTGTCATATAAAAAATTATTAAAATCATTAAAAACTTTTGCAAGACCGCACAAACGCATTTTATTGGTTACAAAATAATAGTTTGTCAACAAACTTTGGTAAGGTATGGCTTGACATTGCTTTGTACGACTATTTAGGCAAAGCAAATGATAAGTTAATTCGTTAAAAGCGTTTGCATCTTTTCCTTTATATGTGGAATTTCCATCGACGTCTGCAAAGGAATTAAAAACTTTAAATAACAAATTATGATAAAGGGAGAAGTTTACGCTATAACGACTTATACAAACTAATTTAAAAGAATGATAAAAAAAGTTGATTGTAATTCTATTAGTTATAAAGCCTCTACATTGTCTAACGATATAATTAATTGTGTCCTCTATTTGTAAAATAGAATATTGGTCTAAATTAAGTTTCATAGCTTGCGACATTTCTTTAATACTTAAACCATTTCTAGAAGCCGACAACAACCCAAAGAAAAGCGGTACGGCAACGTTAAACGGAATATCGCAATAATTTGCGTCATTTTCAAGTCTATTTAGCATTGAAGTAAAACAACTACTGATTGTATCGCCTAACTCGTAAAACTTATCTTTTAAAATTTGGTAAGAACCATACTGCCTTAACTCGTTTAAAGCAACTTTTAAAAACAAGGGGTTAACATTTTGACTGTTTACAATTTGTTCGATAAAATTATGGTCTAAACTTTTTAAATACTGATTTAAATAGTTGTTTATAAGCAATATCGTTTGGTTTTTATTAAGTTGATTAATTGTTATTATATTTGAATTTAAACTTTCAAAAAACTCTTCCGTTTGCTCGTTTAACTTAAAACTATAAATAATCTTAACGTTTAGTTTGCTAAAAACGTATTTCCATTGAGCAAAATTTTGGCTGATTTGGTCAAGTCCGTCAAAAACAAGCGTGATATTGCTCTCGCCATTTAAAAGTTTAGCGAAATAGTCAATAATTTCGTTAAGCTCAAACATTTCATCTTTGTAAGAATTAGGAAAAATTTGTTTGATTAAAGAAGTCAACACGCTCTCGATAGTAGACGAATTTGAGGAAATACCCAAAAATCTATAATAAATATTGTGTTTTACCTTATTATTTATAATGTAGTTAG
It encodes the following:
- a CDS encoding DUF4062 domain-containing protein; the encoded protein is MEWKDVYIFISSTFNDMFAERDYLIKRVIPELSQRCEKYKLHVKDIDLRWGITYKDATENKKTVEICLKNVAFCKPFFLCFLGQRRGWVPKKDDVNLSELDGIDSQILLKHLSRNESITEMEVNQAVLDKIISSADKNAFFYFRQDAYLHSLPSHFLPIYTNKINLDNEYELTQDKLLLDFKQKIKAKFDVTSYSASWNRKQLTPEFAYLNQGGLDYTQGRLDSFKVEEIPLCQIIIDQLWNAIVDSYQLDTVSNAENEADELSIQDNFLYENSQTYIKRQDIESQIDAFFDSDNKLLAVIGQAGQGKTTLLANYIINNKVKHNIYYRFLGISSNSSTIESVLTSLIKQIFPNSYKDEMFELNEIIDYFAKLLNGESNITLVFDGLDQISQNFAQWKYVFSKLNVKIIYSFKLNEQTEEFFESLNSNIITINQLNKNQTILLINNYLNQYLKSLDHNFIEQIVNSQNVNPLFLKVALNELRQYGSYQILKDKFYELGDTISSCFTSMLNRLENDANYCDIPFNVAVPLFFGLLSASRNGLSIKEMSQAMKLNLDQYSILQIEDTINYIVRQCRGFITNRITINFFYHSFKLVCISRYSVNFSLYHNLLFKVFNSFADVDGNSTYKGKDANAFNELTYHLLCLNSRTKQCQAIPYQSLLTNYYFVTNKMRLCGLAKVFNDFNNFLYDNTPTDKQGYSQKIEELANARIFRLNQRLSQTKQSLVYIRKALTSSLDLFKSDISAFNNYIASYLIGACELNQKSNFSPYQDMEINLFYLPRVKQQLLIGGEFLPIYQFLNSMFLANSNLTIDLEAYFNCLIVDAVFNLDCDWDGNADAVSFIDDKLYYANIQGELCVIDIDHNKVKFDYPAKLLALENDGHNLLSAFDDGSFTAIFLDKVKKLFTTDIKIVKIYQFNGFVFLQLENNNVLVYYNQRPIDCINGICGEIRNIQMDSLGNSQQDGNLVMLVDNLNSIFLYSLDSKQMLVAYKTNEILVNRNKERYWCFYKQKCFYICDDNAITILDLVDGSKTVSSIENDGEIYTQGDKLLLSKNGEIFYNDIKIKNAVAPLLKINEYKGNLWFIDSSNKLYLLRSC